One Luteolibacter arcticus DNA segment encodes these proteins:
- a CDS encoding DUF1501 domain-containing protein, giving the protein MKPIRPSYDQLMGLTRRHFLGKSGLGLGAMALSNLLGSGKAAASTGGSLGAPHHFAKVKRVIYLFQAGGPSHLETFDYKPLLRQGHGKALPKEVIGNQRLSTMSGNQSLLPMAGSFADFSKHGRSGMEICNTLPFTQKIADEICVIRTMHTEAINHDPAITFFCSGNQIPGRPSMGSWASYGLGSLNANLPAFIVLVSKNGSRDQPLYTRLWGSGFLPSEHQGVQFRSGKEPVLYLTNPEGVSPHIRRGMLDALGKLNRDQAAHELDPEIDARIAQAEMAFRMQTSVPDATDLSDETEETFNLYGPDSKTPGTYAANCLLARRLIERDVRFVQLFHQGWDQHGDVVGGITRQCKQTDQASAALVMDLKRRGLLEDTLVVWGGEFGRTAYCQGKMSGNNYGRDHHPRCFSIWLAGAGVKAGVTHGTTDDYGYNIVDGGVHVHDLHATMLHLMGVEHEKLVYKFQGRYFRLTDVAGHIVKDVLA; this is encoded by the coding sequence ATGAAACCGATTCGTCCAAGCTACGACCAATTGATGGGACTGACCCGCCGCCACTTCCTCGGCAAGAGCGGACTCGGTCTCGGTGCCATGGCCTTGTCGAACCTGTTAGGTTCGGGCAAGGCAGCGGCTTCCACCGGCGGGAGCCTCGGCGCGCCGCATCATTTCGCGAAGGTGAAGCGGGTCATCTACCTGTTTCAAGCCGGCGGTCCGTCGCACTTGGAGACCTTCGACTACAAGCCGCTGCTGCGCCAGGGACATGGCAAGGCGCTGCCCAAGGAAGTCATCGGCAACCAGCGGCTCTCGACGATGAGTGGCAACCAGAGCCTGCTGCCGATGGCCGGCTCCTTCGCCGACTTCTCGAAGCATGGCCGCAGTGGCATGGAGATCTGCAACACGCTGCCCTTCACGCAAAAAATCGCCGACGAGATCTGCGTGATCCGCACGATGCACACCGAGGCGATCAACCACGACCCGGCGATCACCTTCTTCTGCTCCGGCAACCAGATCCCCGGGCGACCGTCGATGGGTTCCTGGGCCTCGTATGGCCTGGGCAGTCTCAACGCCAACCTGCCCGCCTTCATTGTCCTCGTTTCGAAGAATGGCAGCCGCGACCAGCCGCTCTACACCCGGCTGTGGGGTTCCGGCTTCCTCCCGAGCGAGCACCAGGGCGTGCAGTTCCGCTCCGGCAAGGAACCGGTGCTCTATCTGACGAATCCCGAAGGCGTCTCGCCGCACATCCGGCGCGGGATGTTAGACGCCTTGGGCAAACTCAATCGTGACCAAGCCGCGCACGAACTGGATCCGGAGATCGATGCCCGCATCGCGCAGGCGGAAATGGCGTTCCGGATGCAGACCAGTGTGCCGGATGCCACCGATCTCTCGGACGAAACCGAGGAGACCTTCAATCTCTACGGTCCCGATTCGAAGACGCCGGGGACCTACGCCGCGAATTGCCTGCTCGCGCGCCGCCTGATCGAGCGCGACGTCCGTTTCGTACAGCTCTTCCACCAGGGGTGGGACCAGCACGGCGACGTCGTCGGTGGCATCACCCGCCAGTGCAAGCAGACCGACCAGGCCTCGGCCGCTCTGGTGATGGATCTCAAGCGCCGTGGATTGTTAGAAGACACGCTGGTCGTGTGGGGCGGCGAATTCGGCCGCACCGCGTATTGCCAGGGCAAGATGAGCGGCAACAACTACGGCCGCGACCACCATCCGCGCTGCTTCAGCATCTGGCTCGCCGGTGCGGGCGTGAAGGCCGGCGTCACCCACGGCACCACCGACGACTACGGCTACAACATCGTCGATGGCGGCGTTCATGTCCACGACCTCCACGCGACGATGCTCCACCTCATGGGTGTCGAGCATGAGAAGCTCGTTTACAAATTCCAAGGCCGCTACTTCCGCCTGACCGACGTCGCCGGACACATCGTGAAGGATGTGCTGGCGTGA